One part of the Rutidosis leptorrhynchoides isolate AG116_Rl617_1_P2 chromosome 1, CSIRO_AGI_Rlap_v1, whole genome shotgun sequence genome encodes these proteins:
- the LOC139839966 gene encoding uncharacterized protein — MDRIDRTKWMYDIGWTSTDYLKRLDEFITIAETDQLNKGSNVIIFPCKKCMNGKSFKDSTDIRNHLIINGFMRGYTCWSYHGESLTDHNPGSSDSNQLNEEDSYISDNDNFEAMFEDIEDNVNKKYHEKFEQLKVDSEKPLYNGCTKFSKLSAVIKLLNLKANNGWSDTSFTSLLELLHKMLPEDNELPVSTYYAKKLMCPIGLEIQRIHACPNDCMLYRNENENLHECKVCSTSRYKCGKPTDEDSDENGPPVKVLWYFPIIQRLKRLFANAKTAKLLRWHVEERKKDGKIRHVADSVQWRTIDNEFEDFGNEIRNIRLGLSSDGMNPFRDLSSGHSTWPILLCIYNLPSWLCMKRKHIMLSLLIQGPKHPGNDIDVYLAPLIDDLKLL; from the coding sequence atggatCGGATTGATCGGACTAAATGGATGTACGACATAGGATGGACTAGCACCGACTATCTGAAACGGCTTGATGAATTTATAACCATTGCAGAGACTGATCAATTAAATAAAGGAAGCAATGTAATCATTTTTCCTTGTAAAAAATGTATGAATGGGAAGTCCTTCAAGGATTCTACCGATATCAGAAATCATCTTATAATAAACGGATTTATGAGAGGGTACACGTGTTGGTCTTATCACGGTGAATCATTAACCGATCATAACCCAGGCTCTTCAGATTCCAATCAATTAAACGAAGAAGATTCATacattagtgataatgataattttgAGGCCATGTTTGAGGATATTGAGGATAATGTTAACAAAAAGTATCATGAGAAATTTGAACAACTTAAAGTTGACTCTGAAAAACCGTTATACAATGGTTGTACGAAATTTTCAAAACTTTCTGCCGTGATAAAACTGTTAAATCTAAAAGCAAACAATGGTTGGAGTGACACAAGTTTCACTAGCTTGTTAGAGTTGTTGCATAAAATGCTCCCCGAAGATAATGAGTTGCCGGTTTCAACATACTATGCCAAGAAATTGATGTGCCCGATAGGATTGGAAATACAAAGAATACATGCATGTCCGAATGATTGTATGCTATACAGGAATGAAAATGAAAACCTTCATGAGTGTAAGGTATGTAGTACATCTaggtataaatgtggaaaaccaactGACGAAGACAGTGACGAAAATGGACCTCCTGTAAAAGTATTGTGGTATTTCCCTATCATACAAAGATTGAAGAGGTTATTTGCGAATGCCAAAACTGCAAAATTATTACGTTGGCATGTGGAAGAGCGTAAAAAGGATGGAAAAATAAGACATGTGGCCGATTCAGTTCAATGGAGAACTATTGATAACGAATTTGAAGACTTTGGGAATGAGATACGAAATATTAGGTTGGGACTTAGTTCAGATGGAATGAATCCTTTCAGAGATTTGAGTAGCGGTCATAGCACGTGGCCTATTTTGTTATGCATTTACAACCTTCCATCTTGGCTATGTATGAAACGAAAACACATAATGCTATCCCTTTTAATTCAAGGCCCAAAACACCCTGGAAACGACATTGATGTTTATTTGGCACCGTTGATTGATGACTTAAAGTTACTATAG